In a genomic window of uncultured Flavobacterium sp.:
- the kdsB gene encoding 3-deoxy-manno-octulosonate cytidylyltransferase, with amino-acid sequence MKIIAVIPARYASTRFPAKLMQDLGGKTVILRTYEATVATKLFDDVFVVTDSDLIFDEIVNHGGKAIMSIKEHESGSDRIAEAIANLEVDIVVNVQGDEPFTEAGPLEQVLSVFKNDEDHKIDLASLMREITDEDEINNPNNVKVVVDQSQFALYFSRSVIPYPRDKNVGVRYFQHIGIYAFRKQALLDFYSLPMKSLEASEKLEQLRYLEFGKRIKMVETTHVGIGIDTAEDLEKARAILGA; translated from the coding sequence ATGAAAATAATAGCTGTAATTCCGGCGAGATATGCATCAACACGTTTTCCTGCTAAATTGATGCAGGATTTGGGTGGAAAAACCGTGATTTTAAGAACTTATGAAGCAACTGTTGCTACAAAATTGTTTGATGATGTTTTTGTCGTAACCGATTCTGATTTGATATTTGATGAAATTGTAAATCACGGTGGAAAAGCCATTATGAGCATCAAAGAACACGAATCAGGAAGTGATCGAATTGCAGAAGCTATTGCGAATTTAGAAGTTGATATTGTTGTAAATGTGCAAGGCGACGAGCCTTTTACAGAAGCCGGACCGTTAGAGCAGGTTTTATCTGTTTTTAAAAATGATGAAGATCATAAGATTGATTTGGCTTCATTAATGCGTGAAATTACGGATGAAGACGAAATCAATAATCCTAATAATGTAAAAGTTGTGGTTGATCAATCGCAGTTTGCTTTGTATTTTTCTCGTTCTGTGATTCCGTATCCTAGAGACAAAAATGTTGGTGTGCGTTATTTTCAACATATCGGAATTTATGCTTTTAGAAAACAAGCTTTATTAGATTTTTATAGTTTGCCGATGAAGTCTTTAGAAGCTTCTGAGAAGTTAGAGCAATTACGTTATTTAGAATTCGGGAAACGCATAAAAATGGTTGAAACCACCCATGTTGGTATTGGGATTGATACTGCTGAGGATTTAGAGAAGGCTAGGGCTATTTTGGGTGCTTAG
- a CDS encoding PQQ-binding-like beta-propeller repeat protein, whose amino-acid sequence MKKLSVLILLLLNFFFVNSALSQKNNPKIINAFSNPIFDGKGYQPLGDLKWKYKTEGKIFASPIVKNSTVYISSEDGFLYAIKEKSGETKWKFKTNGAIYSSLSIFENTIYFGSFDGNYYAVNIQNGQLLWKFKTGGEHWLGEVGMWGMKPETKYMEDLWDFYLSSPVVYENGKSAVVLFGSSDGNVYSVDAKTGDLKWKFKSNGPIHGTPVIDHNKIYIGGWDATLYALNIETGKEIWNFPTGTKTGFKGIQSSVAVSDGKVYFGARDPFFFALDAQTGKLIWKYNAKSSWILSSAVVKDNTVYVGTSDSYVLLALDAKTGAEKYHFKANGYIYTSPAIAGNTIYFGDFTGNFFSLDLLSNGKKSNFISTDNRKQFASSTLKNDSLDFGYTGQNEDLSLYENNKKVMDQFYQLGPIVSSPFISNNTIYFGSADGYLYAYNLEKQKNL is encoded by the coding sequence ATGAAAAAACTGTCGGTTCTCATTCTGCTTTTATTGAATTTCTTTTTTGTTAATTCGGCTTTAAGCCAAAAAAATAATCCTAAAATAATTAATGCATTTTCGAATCCTATTTTTGACGGAAAAGGATATCAGCCGCTTGGTGACCTGAAATGGAAATACAAAACTGAAGGCAAAATTTTTGCGTCTCCAATTGTAAAAAACAGCACTGTTTATATTAGCAGCGAAGATGGATTTCTTTATGCAATTAAAGAAAAATCCGGAGAAACAAAATGGAAATTTAAAACCAATGGAGCGATTTACAGTTCACTAAGTATTTTTGAAAACACCATTTATTTTGGCAGTTTTGACGGAAACTATTATGCTGTAAATATTCAAAACGGACAATTACTCTGGAAGTTTAAAACTGGCGGGGAACATTGGCTGGGTGAAGTTGGAATGTGGGGAATGAAACCAGAAACCAAATACATGGAAGATTTATGGGATTTCTATTTATCGTCTCCGGTAGTTTATGAAAACGGAAAATCAGCAGTAGTTTTATTTGGAAGCAGCGATGGAAATGTCTATTCAGTAGATGCTAAAACTGGAGATCTAAAATGGAAATTCAAAAGCAACGGACCAATTCATGGAACTCCTGTAATCGATCATAATAAAATTTATATTGGCGGTTGGGATGCGACTTTATATGCGTTAAACATTGAAACAGGTAAGGAAATATGGAATTTTCCAACAGGAACAAAAACTGGTTTTAAAGGTATTCAATCTTCTGTGGCAGTTTCTGATGGAAAAGTTTATTTTGGAGCCAGAGATCCGTTCTTTTTTGCCTTAGATGCGCAAACCGGTAAATTAATCTGGAAATACAATGCCAAAAGTTCCTGGATATTAAGTTCTGCCGTTGTAAAAGATAATACGGTTTATGTAGGAACATCTGACTCTTATGTTTTACTGGCTTTGGATGCCAAAACCGGCGCCGAAAAATACCACTTTAAAGCCAATGGCTACATTTATACTTCTCCGGCAATTGCAGGAAACACTATTTATTTTGGTGATTTTACAGGTAATTTCTTCTCTTTGGATTTACTTTCTAATGGCAAAAAATCTAATTTTATAAGCACAGATAATCGCAAACAATTTGCATCTTCTACATTAAAAAATGATTCTTTAGATTTTGGATATACTGGTCAAAACGAAGATCTTTCTCTCTATGAAAACAACAAAAAAGTAATGGATCAATTTTATCAATTGGGACCAATTGTTTCATCGCCATTCATCAGTAACAATACTATTTATTTTGGAAGTGCCGATGGATATTTATATGCTTATAATTTAGAAAAACAGAAAAATTTGTAA
- the ygiD gene encoding 4,5-DOPA dioxygenase extradiol — translation MTTLDDLHSISSTFSNTDKMPVLFLGHGSPMNAIEENQFVAGFRNLAKTLPQPNAILCISAHWFTNGTKVTSMQMPRTIHDFGGFPQALFDVQYPAKGSPELALETKKILEPIHVDLDEHWGLDHGAWSVIKHLYPEANVPVIQLSIDYTKSGQYHFELAQKLQSLRRKGVLIIGSGNIVHNLRLVDFRNFDKDNYGYDWAIEARETINNYLLDENFQPLIDFEKMNKAVQLAVPTPDHYLPLLYALGLKEKSEELSLFNDKLLAGSLSMTSVKIM, via the coding sequence ATGACAACACTAGACGATTTACATTCGATTTCATCTACGTTTTCGAATACAGATAAAATGCCGGTTCTGTTTTTAGGACACGGAAGTCCGATGAACGCTATTGAAGAAAATCAGTTTGTGGCTGGTTTTCGCAATCTGGCTAAAACATTGCCGCAGCCAAATGCAATTTTATGTATTTCGGCACATTGGTTTACCAACGGAACCAAAGTTACTTCGATGCAAATGCCGAGAACAATTCATGATTTTGGAGGTTTTCCGCAAGCTCTTTTTGATGTGCAATATCCCGCAAAAGGAAGTCCTGAATTGGCATTAGAAACTAAAAAAATACTAGAACCAATTCATGTAGATTTAGACGAACATTGGGGTTTAGATCACGGCGCCTGGAGTGTAATCAAACATTTATATCCGGAAGCCAATGTTCCGGTAATTCAGTTGAGTATTGACTATACAAAATCAGGACAATATCATTTTGAGTTGGCTCAGAAGTTGCAATCATTGCGTCGTAAAGGAGTTTTGATTATCGGAAGCGGAAATATAGTTCATAATTTGCGTTTGGTCGATTTTAGAAATTTCGATAAAGATAATTACGGTTACGATTGGGCGATTGAAGCTCGCGAAACTATCAATAATTATTTATTAGACGAAAATTTCCAGCCTTTGATTGATTTCGAAAAAATGAATAAAGCAGTTCAATTGGCGGTTCCAACTCCGGATCACTATTTACCTTTGCTTTATGCTTTAGGTTTAAAAGAAAAATCGGAAGAACTGAGTTTGTTCAATGATAAATTACTGGCCGGTTCTTTGAGTATGACTTCAGTAAAAATTATGTAA
- a CDS encoding AAA family ATPase yields MNSSLFYGVLQKRFPFPPTYKQDIFFQKIAIFLTDTHNDTIFVLKGYAGTGKTTVISTIVNNLGDINKKFVLLAPTGRAAKVIANYSNTAAFTIHKKIYFPKKSAGGGVAFTKQLNKHKNTIFIVDEASMISDSNSDSKLYDNGSLLDDLISYVYSGTNCKMILLGDTAQLPPVNLDISPALDTHTLGVHYNKEIEHIELDEVMRQEESSGILFNATELRELLKESFITEFKFNVKKFKDIVRLTDGYDIQDAINSAYSNYSIEDTAFIVRSNKRANQYNEQIRTRILFKESELSVGDFLMVVKNNYFWLKETDEAGFIANGDIIEVLELFGIKELYGFNFAKVKIRMVDYPDQKPFETVLILDTIKSESPSLTYEESNRLYEEVMKDYENETTKYKKFQKVKENEYFNGLQVKFSYAITCHKSQGGQWNTVFIEQPYLPNGIDRDYIRWLYTAMTRAKNKLYLIGFKDESFEE; encoded by the coding sequence ATGAATTCATCACTGTTTTACGGCGTTTTACAAAAAAGATTTCCATTTCCACCAACATACAAACAGGACATTTTTTTTCAGAAAATCGCTATTTTCTTAACGGACACGCACAACGATACTATTTTTGTACTAAAAGGATATGCCGGAACAGGAAAAACGACTGTGATTTCGACTATTGTAAATAATCTGGGAGACATCAATAAAAAGTTTGTTTTGCTGGCGCCAACAGGTCGTGCGGCAAAAGTAATTGCCAATTATTCGAATACAGCAGCTTTTACGATTCATAAAAAAATATATTTTCCTAAAAAATCGGCTGGTGGAGGTGTAGCTTTTACGAAGCAATTGAACAAACATAAAAATACCATTTTTATCGTCGATGAGGCGTCGATGATTTCTGATAGTAATTCAGATTCTAAATTGTATGATAACGGATCACTTTTAGACGATTTGATTTCGTATGTATATTCCGGAACCAACTGTAAAATGATTCTCTTGGGAGATACTGCGCAGTTGCCGCCTGTAAATTTAGATATTAGTCCTGCACTTGATACGCATACTTTAGGAGTTCATTATAATAAAGAAATCGAACACATTGAGCTTGACGAAGTAATGCGTCAGGAAGAAAGTTCAGGGATTTTGTTTAATGCTACGGAATTGCGTGAATTACTAAAAGAAAGTTTTATTACCGAATTTAAATTCAATGTCAAAAAGTTTAAAGACATCGTTCGTTTAACCGATGGTTATGATATTCAGGATGCGATTAATTCGGCTTACAGCAATTATAGTATTGAAGATACTGCGTTTATAGTTCGTTCTAATAAAAGAGCAAATCAATATAATGAGCAAATTAGAACTAGGATTTTGTTTAAGGAAAGTGAACTTTCCGTTGGGGATTTCCTGATGGTGGTGAAGAATAATTATTTCTGGCTAAAGGAAACTGACGAAGCAGGATTTATTGCCAATGGAGATATTATTGAGGTTCTGGAATTGTTTGGAATCAAAGAATTATACGGATTTAATTTTGCGAAAGTAAAAATCAGAATGGTCGATTATCCGGATCAAAAACCTTTTGAAACTGTATTGATTTTAGATACTATAAAAAGTGAATCTCCATCGTTAACTTACGAAGAATCGAATCGTTTGTATGAAGAAGTGATGAAAGATTATGAAAATGAAACTACAAAGTATAAGAAGTTTCAGAAAGTAAAAGAAAACGAATATTTTAACGGATTGCAGGTGAAATTCTCGTACGCAATTACGTGTCATAAATCGCAAGGAGGGCAGTGGAACACCGTTTTTATAGAACAGCCTTATTTACCAAACGGTATCGATCGTGATTACATTAGATGGCTTTATACAGCTATGACACGTGCCAAAAATAAACTATATTTGATAGGATTTAAAGACGAGAGTTTTGAGGAATAA
- a CDS encoding DUF3822 family protein — protein sequence MSLQNTNITSKNYKKLSIQVSLTGLSFCCFDTLNNTITTLKEIQFDPFHKTTKIEELFGDAFKNNPELKDTYDEILVIHNNNLSTFVPTPLFDENYLGSYLQYNTKVFETDFFAYDQISNYHMNSVYIPYVNINNFFIDQFGTFDYKHANSILVEKILDNSRNNDDKKMVINFNPGHFEIIVVQNQKLLLFNSFEYQTPEDFIYYILFTAEQLNLNPEIFPLELLGTIDENDPFYAIAYKYIRHISFMNVETLQQRNSFSTAQNQKHYILFQS from the coding sequence ATGTCATTGCAAAATACTAATATCACTTCAAAAAATTACAAAAAGCTTTCTATCCAGGTTTCCCTGACCGGATTGTCATTTTGTTGTTTTGATACTTTAAATAATACCATAACTACTTTAAAAGAAATTCAGTTTGATCCTTTTCATAAAACGACCAAAATTGAAGAACTTTTTGGAGATGCTTTCAAAAATAATCCCGAATTAAAAGATACGTACGACGAAATTTTAGTAATTCACAATAATAATCTTTCGACATTTGTGCCAACGCCTTTGTTTGATGAGAACTATCTTGGGAGTTATTTGCAGTACAATACAAAGGTTTTTGAAACTGATTTTTTTGCTTACGATCAGATTTCAAATTATCATATGAATTCGGTTTATATACCGTATGTAAATATCAATAACTTTTTTATTGACCAGTTTGGTACTTTCGATTACAAACATGCAAACAGTATTTTGGTCGAAAAAATATTAGACAACTCGAGAAATAACGATGACAAAAAAATGGTTATCAATTTCAATCCGGGCCATTTTGAAATTATCGTTGTTCAAAATCAAAAACTACTGTTATTTAATTCTTTTGAATATCAAACTCCGGAAGATTTTATCTATTATATTCTATTTACAGCCGAGCAATTGAACTTAAATCCAGAAATTTTCCCTCTTGAATTATTGGGAACAATAGACGAAAACGATCCATTTTATGCCATTGCATACAAGTACATTCGCCATATATCATTTATGAACGTTGAGACTTTACAGCAAAGAAACAGCTTTTCAACTGCACAAAATCAAAAACATTATATCTTATTTCAATCATGA
- a CDS encoding RsmD family RNA methyltransferase, whose translation MRIISGKYKGRRIFPPKNLPVRPTTDMSKEALFNVLNNHFSFDGLKVLDLFAGTGNISYEFASRGSAPITSVDGDFGCVKFVKQVASEYDFNIAATKSDVYKFLENCKTSYDIIFADPPYGLDQAAFEKIVLTVFERDLLHEDGMMIIEHSKYTKMEHLSNFSFQKSYGGSFFSFFELNSTDDDEELPDDSSDKVTEEDEG comes from the coding sequence ATGAGAATCATTTCAGGAAAATACAAAGGACGCCGAATTTTTCCGCCAAAAAACCTTCCTGTAAGACCTACGACTGACATGAGTAAAGAAGCATTATTTAATGTTTTGAATAATCATTTTAGTTTTGACGGCTTAAAGGTTTTAGACTTATTTGCGGGAACTGGCAATATCAGTTATGAATTCGCTTCACGCGGAAGTGCTCCAATTACCTCTGTCGACGGTGATTTTGGATGTGTAAAATTTGTCAAACAAGTGGCTTCAGAATATGATTTTAATATCGCTGCGACTAAAAGCGATGTTTATAAATTTCTGGAAAACTGTAAAACATCATACGACATTATTTTTGCCGATCCACCTTACGGATTGGATCAGGCTGCTTTTGAGAAAATTGTTTTAACGGTTTTTGAAAGAGATTTGCTTCACGAAGACGGAATGATGATTATCGAGCATTCAAAATATACTAAAATGGAGCATTTAAGTAATTTTTCTTTTCAGAAAAGTTATGGCGGGTCATTCTTTAGTTTCTTCGAATTAAACTCAACAGATGATGATGAAGAGCTTCCAGACGATTCATCGGACAAAGTAACAGAAGAAGACGAAGGATAA